The Candidatus Eisenbacteria bacterium nucleotide sequence GCCACCGCGACGACGGAAAGGGCCGAGACGAGGCCGGCGAGAACCGGCGGGACGAGCGCGCCGAGAAAGATCGTCGCGAGGAGGATCTGCGTCGGCCACCTTCCGTTGCAGAGGGAGAAGTTGTTCGTGAGGATCGCGATGAGCCGGTCCCTCGGGCTGTCGATGATCCTCGTCGCGATGACGCCCGCCGCGTTGCATCCGAAGCCCATCATCATGCTGAGCGACTGCTTCCCGTGCGCGCCGAACTTGCGGTAGAGGTTGTCGAGGTTGAACGCCACGCGCGGAAGGTAGCCGAAGTCCTCGAGCAGCGTGAAGAGCGGGAAGAAGATCGCCATCGGCGGAAGCATGACGCTCACGACCCAGGCGGTCGCGAGGTAGATCCCGTCGATCAGGATTCCGTCGAGCCACCAGGGGAGAGAGACGCCGGCGGCGAGCCCCTTGAGAAGCGGATGCCCCTTGTCGAGGAGAAGCGCCGCGAGCCATCCGGAAGGGACGTTCGCCCCCGCGATCGTGATCCAGAAGATCAGCGTGAAGAGGAGAAAGAGGATCGGGAAGCCGAACAGGCGGCTCGTCACGACGCGGTCGATCGCGCGGTCCCAGTCGAAGCGCGGCTTCTCGTCGGCGCGGGTGACGGCGCGGCCGGCGATGCGCGCCGCCTCGGCGTAGATCGACTCCATCAGCTCCTCGTGGAAATCCCCGCCGACCTCGAAGCGGAGATCCTCCGCGGCGGCAAGGAGCTTCTCCCGAGCGCTCGCGGACGATCCGGGCGTCACCGCGACTCCTCCCCACTCCGCGGCTCGTCCGCCGGTTCCGGTCCCGCGCGCGTGAGGTCCCCGAGGTCCCCTTTTCGCACCGCCTCGGCGATCGTCCGGTCCCCGTCGAGGAGTCGGAGCGCCACCCAGCGCGCGTTC carries:
- a CDS encoding ferrous iron transporter B, producing the protein MESIYAEAARIAGRAVTRADEKPRFDWDRAIDRVVTSRLFGFPILFLLFTLIFWITIAGANVPSGWLAALLLDKGHPLLKGLAAGVSLPWWLDGILIDGIYLATAWVVSVMLPPMAIFFPLFTLLEDFGYLPRVAFNLDNLYRKFGAHGKQSLSMMMGFGCNAAGVIATRIIDSPRDRLIAILTNNFSLCNGRWPTQILLATIFLGALVPPVLAGLVSALSVVAVALLGVALSLAVSWGLSRTLLRGEISTFSLELPPYRPPRILQTIYTSIIDRTIFVLWRAIVFAVPAGAAIWLSANLRFAGASLAEHLIRFFDPFGVVLGLNGVILLAYVVAIPANEIVVPTILMLTVLATGTSGVGAGAGVMFELESASDTLDLLKAGGWTLLTAVNLMLFSLIHNPCSTTIYTIYKETGSRKWTAVATLLPVAMGFLVVFLVAQVWRIAGG